A single genomic interval of Shewanella psychropiezotolerans harbors:
- a CDS encoding AMP-binding protein — protein MLDVIDSMPNVPTSPSLSFPLSMSEFSGPIETPLASQTIGTYFDDIANRYPDKLAVVVRHQKIRWTYKQYQQHIDELAIGLLELGIKPGDRVGIWSPNNIEWCLTQFATAKIGAVMVCINPAYRPEELQYALTNVGCSAIICAEKFKTSHYLEMLYQLAPELLSCEPGKLTSAALPELKSVIRMGDDLSAGMFNFNQIKRPLIDKDHARLDSLAASQNSNDAINIQFTSGTTGSPKGATLSHHNILNNGLLVAEAMKLTSEDKLCIPVPLYHCFGMVLGNLVCIAKGAAAVFPGESFEPLATLTAVESERCTGLHGVPTMFIAMLELDSFNQFDLSSLRTGIMAGATCPEEVMRRVQDLMYMKQVLIGYGQTETSPINHITEIDAALIKRVTTVGRAMAHTQVKIIDESGNTVAINQPGEVCSKGYCVMQSYWNDAEKTQATIDGQGWLHSGDIGEMDDEGYVKIVGRIKDMIIRGGENIYPREIEEKLYTHADVLDAAVFGVQSDKYGEEVCAWIKLRPGCLEIEDEIRHFLTEKIAYFKVPRYIKFVTEYPMTVTGKIQKFKMRDLMYEELHKDLNQ, from the coding sequence ATGTTAGATGTTATCGATTCAATGCCGAACGTTCCCACATCACCGAGCTTGTCATTTCCTTTATCCATGAGTGAGTTTTCAGGTCCGATAGAAACTCCTTTGGCGTCGCAAACCATAGGAACCTATTTTGATGATATCGCTAATCGATATCCGGATAAACTTGCTGTGGTGGTGCGGCATCAAAAGATACGTTGGACCTATAAGCAGTATCAACAGCATATCGATGAGTTGGCCATTGGCCTGCTTGAACTCGGCATTAAGCCTGGAGATAGAGTCGGGATCTGGTCTCCCAATAATATTGAGTGGTGTCTGACTCAGTTTGCTACGGCTAAGATTGGCGCCGTCATGGTGTGTATCAATCCCGCTTATCGACCCGAGGAGCTGCAATATGCCCTCACTAATGTGGGTTGCAGCGCCATTATCTGCGCCGAGAAATTTAAAACCAGTCACTATCTGGAGATGCTTTACCAGTTAGCGCCTGAGTTATTGAGCTGTGAACCGGGAAAGTTAACTTCAGCTGCACTGCCTGAGCTTAAATCTGTCATCCGTATGGGTGATGATTTATCGGCGGGCATGTTTAATTTTAATCAGATAAAACGCCCCTTAATCGATAAGGATCATGCAAGGCTAGATTCGCTTGCGGCTAGTCAAAACTCGAATGATGCCATCAATATTCAGTTCACGTCTGGCACTACAGGTAGTCCTAAAGGGGCGACACTGAGTCATCACAATATCCTTAATAATGGCTTGTTAGTCGCCGAGGCCATGAAGCTCACAAGTGAAGATAAATTGTGCATTCCTGTGCCGCTTTATCACTGCTTCGGTATGGTGCTCGGTAATTTAGTGTGTATAGCCAAAGGGGCTGCAGCTGTATTTCCTGGTGAATCATTCGAGCCATTGGCGACGTTAACCGCAGTTGAGAGTGAGCGGTGCACTGGACTTCACGGTGTACCTACCATGTTCATTGCCATGTTGGAACTCGATAGCTTTAACCAGTTCGATTTAAGTTCACTGCGGACGGGCATAATGGCCGGGGCGACATGCCCCGAAGAGGTGATGCGCCGGGTGCAAGATTTGATGTATATGAAGCAGGTGCTGATTGGTTATGGTCAGACAGAAACCAGCCCTATCAATCATATTACCGAAATCGATGCCGCGCTTATTAAGCGTGTAACTACCGTTGGCCGCGCTATGGCTCACACCCAAGTTAAAATCATCGATGAGTCTGGTAACACAGTAGCAATTAACCAGCCGGGTGAAGTGTGCTCAAAAGGCTACTGCGTAATGCAAAGCTACTGGAATGATGCAGAGAAGACTCAGGCGACTATCGATGGCCAAGGCTGGCTGCACTCGGGTGATATCGGTGAGATGGACGATGAAGGTTACGTCAAGATTGTTGGTCGTATCAAAGACATGATCATTCGCGGCGGCGAGAACATCTATCCCAGAGAGATTGAAGAGAAGCTCTATACCCATGCCGATGTGTTAGATGCGGCGGTATTTGGCGTACAAAGTGATAAATACGGCGAAGAGGTGTGCGCCTGGATCAAGTTACGCCCAGGCTGCCTTGAAATAGAAGATGAGATCCGCCACTTCCTCACCGAGAAAATCGCTTATTTTAAGGTGCCGCGCTACATCAAGTTTGTCACTGAGTATCCAATGACAGTAACCGGCAAGATCCAAAAATTTAAGATGCGCGACCTCATGTATGAAGAGCTGCATAAAGATTTGAATCAATAG
- a CDS encoding sensor domain-containing diguanylate cyclase gives MPNQPQRVMIIGIHMSDKQELQNEINNASTRFSSVIDAAFDGIITMDDKQRIQLFNHASENIFGYSANEIIGKSITKLMQKKFRSSHSNYIKQFADSDIQSRDMLSRVMIMAVKKDKSEFPVEITISKISINGKIEFTAIIRDISNRIAFIEKLQHQVNTDNLTGLYNRNYFDTQIKDIYHQYKRFGHSFCVLMLDLDKFKVVNDTYGHLIGDKVLQEFAKKAQEVLREVDLLVRFGGEEFIALLPNTQLEAAKDVANRIRNCISQQMVLSQNHEPVTFTVSIGVAEIATDDDTESIVKRADEGLYRAKKSGRNRVSD, from the coding sequence ATGCCTAATCAACCCCAGAGGGTGATGATCATAGGCATTCATATGAGTGATAAACAAGAATTACAAAATGAGATAAATAATGCTAGTACCAGATTTAGCTCAGTGATAGATGCCGCCTTCGATGGTATTATCACTATGGATGATAAACAAAGAATCCAACTATTTAATCATGCATCAGAAAATATATTTGGCTACTCTGCTAATGAAATAATAGGTAAAAGTATTACTAAACTCATGCAAAAGAAGTTTAGATCCAGTCATTCAAATTATATCAAACAATTTGCAGACTCTGACATTCAATCCAGAGACATGTTATCTCGGGTCATGATAATGGCAGTAAAAAAAGACAAGAGTGAGTTCCCCGTTGAGATAACCATATCCAAGATATCAATCAATGGGAAAATAGAATTCACCGCTATTATTCGTGATATATCTAACCGAATAGCCTTTATAGAAAAACTACAACACCAGGTAAATACAGATAATTTGACCGGACTTTATAACCGAAATTACTTTGATACTCAAATAAAAGATATTTATCATCAATATAAGCGCTTCGGTCATAGCTTCTGTGTATTGATGCTAGATCTTGATAAATTCAAAGTGGTGAACGATACCTATGGGCATCTTATTGGCGACAAGGTATTACAAGAGTTTGCTAAAAAAGCACAAGAAGTGTTAAGAGAGGTCGATCTATTAGTCAGATTTGGCGGTGAAGAATTTATTGCACTGCTGCCTAATACTCAGCTTGAAGCTGCAAAAGACGTTGCCAATCGTATTCGAAATTGTATATCCCAGCAGATGGTGTTAAGTCAAAACCATGAACCCGTCACGTTTACCGTTAGTATAGGTGTAGCCGAGATTGCTACAGATGATGATACAGAGTCGATAGTCAAACGAGCCGACGAAGGCCTCTATCGGGCCAAGAAGAGCGGCAGAAACCGAGTATCAGATTAA
- a CDS encoding GNAT family N-acetyltransferase, which translates to MRIPDTDRLEFHFMTRKDAEALFELDQDEDVMLYINGGHKTTMEDIRRISIPRLESYANEDEGWGIWKVTAKPSDTLEAHLYLGWILVRPMDFFNDEPAWDNLELGWRFKQAAWGKGYATEAARAVMDVVTAPDKINKASAIAFEENLGSIKIMEKLGMSFLKKDIHKDPLGDLELVYYEKVL; encoded by the coding sequence ATGAGAATTCCGGATACAGACAGACTCGAGTTTCATTTCATGACCCGTAAGGATGCCGAAGCCTTGTTCGAGCTTGATCAAGATGAAGACGTGATGCTCTACATCAATGGCGGACACAAGACTACTATGGAAGATATTCGTAGAATCTCGATCCCCAGGCTCGAAAGCTATGCCAATGAGGATGAAGGTTGGGGGATCTGGAAGGTGACAGCTAAACCTTCTGATACTCTAGAGGCTCACCTCTATTTGGGCTGGATATTGGTGAGACCCATGGATTTTTTTAATGATGAGCCTGCATGGGATAATCTTGAACTTGGCTGGCGTTTCAAACAAGCTGCATGGGGTAAAGGGTATGCAACTGAGGCGGCAAGGGCGGTGATGGATGTGGTTACTGCACCGGATAAGATCAACAAGGCTTCGGCCATCGCGTTCGAAGAGAATCTAGGTTCGATTAAGATCATGGAGAAGCTAGGGATGAGCTTTCTTAAGAAAGACATTCACAAAGACCCATTGGGTGATCTGGAATTAGTCTATTACGAAAAGGTCTTATAA
- a CDS encoding S8 family peptidase: MYKKQLIAIAVTAGLASVSIQAQEYQAQMIEVEQSRAIKDTYIVVFNTPSVLNLSDQMSIQSYAIQQGQQLANRFNINVKNNFGSALNGVLVSGSKKEIMALRSDPNVKYIEQDQMMSINPMVSAAGDQGSPTWGLDRVDQRDLPLDGNYHYDFDGSGVTAYIIDTGVLTTHNEFGGRASSGYDFIDNDNDATDCNGHGTHVAGTIGGSTYGVAKNVSVVGVRVLSCSGSGSNSGVISGINWVKNNAQGPSVANMSLGGGASQATDDAVNAAVAAGITFVVAAGNDNTNACNYSPARAVDAITVGSTTSSDSRSSFSNYGSCLDIYAPGSSITSAWYNSNSATNTISGTSMAAPHVAGVTALYLDQTPSLSPSEIDALLSSRASSGKVTDAKSGSPNELLFALEGAGGGCGNNCPVDETELTNNQSVSTSGATGSENNYFIDVPAGATSLSVNLSGGSGDADIYVQQGSKPTLNSYQCRPYKGGNNESCSFNNPAAGKWYVMVHGYSTYSNASLNASYSTGGGGGGNCTDANCLTNGVAVTEISGGSGSEQTYKVYIEAGSQLTVSTTGGNGDADLYVKAGSAPTTSSYDCRPYKNGNTETCSFNVNQSGMYHIMLRGYSTFSGLSLTASH, encoded by the coding sequence ATGTATAAGAAACAACTGATAGCAATAGCGGTCACTGCAGGATTAGCATCGGTCTCTATTCAAGCCCAAGAGTATCAAGCGCAGATGATTGAGGTCGAACAATCACGTGCTATTAAAGATACCTATATTGTGGTGTTCAACACACCCAGTGTGCTCAACCTTTCAGATCAGATGTCGATTCAGAGCTATGCCATCCAGCAAGGTCAGCAGTTAGCTAATCGTTTCAATATAAACGTAAAGAACAATTTCGGTAGTGCACTGAATGGTGTATTGGTCAGTGGTAGTAAGAAAGAGATCATGGCCCTGCGCAGTGATCCAAATGTTAAATACATCGAACAAGATCAGATGATGTCTATTAACCCTATGGTTAGCGCTGCGGGTGATCAAGGCAGTCCGACCTGGGGTTTGGATAGGGTAGATCAAAGGGACTTGCCCTTAGATGGTAATTATCATTACGATTTCGATGGCAGCGGCGTCACGGCTTATATTATCGATACCGGCGTATTGACCACCCATAATGAATTCGGTGGCCGTGCCAGCAGTGGTTATGACTTTATCGATAATGACAACGATGCCACCGACTGTAACGGTCATGGTACTCATGTGGCCGGTACTATAGGCGGCTCTACTTACGGCGTGGCTAAAAATGTCAGCGTAGTGGGCGTTCGGGTTCTCAGCTGTAGTGGCTCGGGCAGCAACTCAGGGGTAATATCGGGTATTAACTGGGTGAAGAATAATGCTCAGGGCCCATCGGTTGCCAACATGAGCCTAGGGGGCGGCGCATCGCAAGCCACAGACGATGCGGTAAATGCAGCAGTTGCTGCAGGAATCACCTTCGTGGTGGCCGCCGGTAACGATAACACTAATGCTTGTAACTATTCGCCTGCCAGAGCCGTGGATGCGATTACCGTTGGCTCGACAACCAGCAGCGACAGTCGTTCAAGCTTCTCCAATTACGGTAGCTGTTTAGATATCTATGCACCGGGTTCAAGCATCACATCAGCCTGGTACAACTCTAACTCTGCGACTAACACCATCAGTGGTACCTCGATGGCTGCGCCCCATGTCGCGGGTGTTACAGCACTCTATCTGGATCAAACCCCCTCGCTTTCTCCCTCTGAGATTGACGCTTTACTCTCGTCCAGAGCCAGCTCCGGTAAGGTAACCGATGCCAAATCTGGCTCACCGAACGAGTTATTGTTTGCCCTCGAAGGTGCTGGTGGCGGTTGTGGTAATAATTGCCCGGTCGATGAGACTGAGCTGACCAATAATCAGAGTGTTAGCACCAGCGGTGCTACGGGCTCAGAGAATAACTACTTTATCGACGTGCCTGCAGGTGCTACTTCACTCTCTGTTAATCTGTCAGGTGGTAGTGGTGATGCAGATATCTATGTACAGCAGGGCAGTAAGCCGACCTTGAACAGTTATCAGTGTCGCCCTTATAAAGGTGGAAATAACGAGTCTTGTAGCTTCAATAATCCAGCAGCCGGTAAATGGTATGTGATGGTACATGGTTACAGTACTTATTCGAATGCGAGTCTTAATGCCAGCTATTCAACTGGCGGAGGTGGTGGCGGAAACTGCACCGATGCAAATTGTTTAACAAACGGCGTTGCAGTGACAGAGATTAGTGGGGGAAGTGGATCAGAGCAAACTTACAAGGTCTATATCGAGGCGGGTTCACAGTTAACCGTGAGTACCACAGGTGGTAATGGTGATGCGGATCTGTACGTGAAGGCGGGCAGTGCGCCGACCACTAGCTCCTACGATTGCCGCCCCTATAAGAATGGCAACACAGAAACTTGTTCCTTCAATGTCAATCAGTCTGGTATGTATCACATCATGCTAAGGGGCTACAGCACCTTTAGTGGCTTGTCTTTAACCGCCAGCCATTAA
- a CDS encoding RluA family pseudouridine synthase gives MQPQTDPFIVPKCLDDINVLFRDEHILVIDKPSGLLSLSGKHPLNIDSVHYRLVQDYPTCTLIHRLDFGTSGIMLLAMNKQINALLCKQFSERRVSKRYTALLHGNLESDSGLVDCGIAKDIENFPLMKLCQVTGKPAQSQYRVISRFIQTDNDNFFLDDTRAGDRQVTRVEFEPVTGRTHQLRLHSQHLGHPILGCDLYATDEAYFMSNRLMLHASRLCFEHPVSGVPMTIESKSPF, from the coding sequence ATGCAGCCACAAACAGACCCTTTTATCGTGCCCAAATGTCTCGATGACATTAATGTCCTCTTCCGGGATGAACATATCTTAGTGATCGATAAGCCTAGCGGCTTACTGAGCCTGTCGGGTAAACATCCACTGAATATTGACTCCGTTCATTATCGATTAGTTCAGGACTATCCGACCTGTACTTTGATCCATCGCCTCGACTTTGGCACTTCCGGTATTATGCTACTCGCCATGAACAAACAGATTAATGCCTTGTTATGCAAGCAGTTCAGTGAGCGGCGAGTCAGTAAACGTTATACAGCCTTACTGCACGGCAATCTTGAGTCTGACTCAGGCTTGGTAGACTGTGGAATAGCAAAGGATATTGAGAATTTCCCGCTGATGAAGTTATGCCAAGTTACGGGTAAGCCGGCGCAATCACAATATCGGGTGATATCACGATTTATTCAGACTGATAACGATAACTTCTTTCTCGATGATACCAGGGCGGGAGATCGACAAGTGACTCGGGTTGAATTTGAGCCTGTAACGGGCCGCACTCATCAACTGAGATTACACAGTCAACATCTGGGCCATCCAATCTTGGGCTGCGATCTGTATGCGACGGATGAAGCATATTTTATGTCTAACCGTTTGATGCTGCATGCATCTCGCTTGTGTTTTGAACACCCCGTTTCCGGTGTGCCAATGACAATAGAGTCCAAGAGTCCGTTCTAA